A single genomic interval of Mustela nigripes isolate SB6536 chromosome 7, MUSNIG.SB6536, whole genome shotgun sequence harbors:
- the SUPT7L gene encoding STAGA complex 65 subunit gamma isoform X1: protein MLRYWGEIPISSSQTNRSSFDLLPREFRLVEVHDPPLHQPSANKPKPPTMLDIPSEPCSLTIHTIQLIQHNRRLRNLIATAQAQSQQQTEGVKTEETEPLPSCPGSPPLPDDLLPLDCKNPNAPFQIRHSDPESDFYRGKGEPVTELSWHSCRQLLYQAVATILAHAGFECANESVLETLTDVAHEYCLKFTKLLRFAVDREARLGQTPFPDIMEQVFHEVGIGSVLSLQKFWQHRIKDYHSYMLQQISKQLSEEYERIVNPEKATEDTKPVKIKEEPVSDITFPVSEELEADLAPGDQSLPMGVLGAQSERFPSNLEVEASPQASSTEVNASPLWNLAHVKMEPQESEEGNVSGHGVLGSDVFEEPMSGMSEAGIPQSPDDSDSSYGSHSTDSLMGSSPVFNQRCKKRMRKI, encoded by the exons ATGTTGAGATACTGGGGAGAGATACCAATCTCATCAAGCCAGACCAACAGAAGTTCCTTTGACTTGCTCCCACGGGAATTCCGTCTGGTCGAAGTCCATGACCCCCCACTGCACCAGCCCTCAGCCAACAAGCCCAAGCCCCCCACAATGCTGGACATCCCCTCAGAGCCGTGCAGCCTCACCATCCATACTATTCAGCTGATCCAGCACAACCGACGTCTGCGCAATCTCATTGCCACAGCTCAGGCCCAGAGTCAGCAACAGACAGAAGGTGTAAAGACTGAAGAGACTGAACCTCTTCCCTCTTGCCCTGGGTCACCTCCTCTCCCTGATGACCTCCTGCCTTTAGATTGTAAGAATCCCAATGCGCCATTCCAGATCCGGCACAGTGACCCAGAGAGTGACTTTTATCG GGGGAAGGGGGAACCTGTGACTGAACTCAGCTGGCACTCCTGCCGGCAGCTCCTCTACCAGGCAGTGGCCACAATCCTGGCCCACGCGGGCTTTGAGTGTGCTAATGAAAGTGTCCTAGAGACTCTCACCGATGTGGCACATGAGTATTGCCTCAAATTTACCAAGTTGCTGCGCTTTGCTGTGGATCGAGAAGCCCGGCTGGGGCAGACTCCTTTCCCTGACATTATGGAGCAAGTATTCCACGAGGTGGGCATTGGCAGTGTGCTCTCCCTCCAGAAGTTCTGGCAGCACCGCATCAAAGACTATCACAGTTACATGCTGCAG CAGATTAGTAAGCAACTATCTGAAGAGTATGAAAGGATTGTCAATCCTGAGAAGGCCACAGAGGACACTAAACCTGTAAAGATCAAGGAAGAACCTGTAAGCGACATCACCTTCCCTGTCAGTGAGGAACTGGAGGCTGACCTTGCTCCTGGAGACCAGTCACTGCCCATGGGGGTCCTCGGGGCTCAGAGTGAGCGCTTCCCATCTAATCTGGAGGTCGAGGCTTCGCCACAGGCTTCAA GCACTGAGGTCAATGCTTCCCCACTTTGGAATCTGGCCCATGTGAAAATGGAGCCTCAAGAGAGCGAAGAAGGCAATGTCTCTGGGCATGGTGTGCTAGGCAGCGATGTCTTTGAGGAGCCCATGTCCGGGATGAGTGAAGCTGGGATCCCCCAGAGCCCTGATGACTCAGACAGCAGCTACGGTTCCCATTCCACAGATAGCCTCATGGGGTCCTCCCCTGTTTTCAACCAGCGCTGCAAGAAGAggatgaggaaaatataa
- the SUPT7L gene encoding STAGA complex 65 subunit gamma isoform X2 → MLRYWGEIPISSSQTNRSSFDLLPREFRLVEVHDPPLHQPSANKPKPPTMLDIPSEPCSLTIHTIQLIQHNRRLRNLIATAQAQSQQQTEGVKTEETEPLPSCPGSPPLPDDLLPLDCKNPNAPFQIRHSDPESDFYRGKGEPVTELSWHSCRQLLYQAVATILAHAGFECANESVLETLTDVAHEYCLKFTKLLRFAVDREARLGQTPFPDIMEQVFHEVGIGSVLSLQKFWQHRIKDYHSYMLQISKQLSEEYERIVNPEKATEDTKPVKIKEEPVSDITFPVSEELEADLAPGDQSLPMGVLGAQSERFPSNLEVEASPQASSTEVNASPLWNLAHVKMEPQESEEGNVSGHGVLGSDVFEEPMSGMSEAGIPQSPDDSDSSYGSHSTDSLMGSSPVFNQRCKKRMRKI, encoded by the exons ATGTTGAGATACTGGGGAGAGATACCAATCTCATCAAGCCAGACCAACAGAAGTTCCTTTGACTTGCTCCCACGGGAATTCCGTCTGGTCGAAGTCCATGACCCCCCACTGCACCAGCCCTCAGCCAACAAGCCCAAGCCCCCCACAATGCTGGACATCCCCTCAGAGCCGTGCAGCCTCACCATCCATACTATTCAGCTGATCCAGCACAACCGACGTCTGCGCAATCTCATTGCCACAGCTCAGGCCCAGAGTCAGCAACAGACAGAAGGTGTAAAGACTGAAGAGACTGAACCTCTTCCCTCTTGCCCTGGGTCACCTCCTCTCCCTGATGACCTCCTGCCTTTAGATTGTAAGAATCCCAATGCGCCATTCCAGATCCGGCACAGTGACCCAGAGAGTGACTTTTATCG GGGGAAGGGGGAACCTGTGACTGAACTCAGCTGGCACTCCTGCCGGCAGCTCCTCTACCAGGCAGTGGCCACAATCCTGGCCCACGCGGGCTTTGAGTGTGCTAATGAAAGTGTCCTAGAGACTCTCACCGATGTGGCACATGAGTATTGCCTCAAATTTACCAAGTTGCTGCGCTTTGCTGTGGATCGAGAAGCCCGGCTGGGGCAGACTCCTTTCCCTGACATTATGGAGCAAGTATTCCACGAGGTGGGCATTGGCAGTGTGCTCTCCCTCCAGAAGTTCTGGCAGCACCGCATCAAAGACTATCACAGTTACATGCTGCAG ATTAGTAAGCAACTATCTGAAGAGTATGAAAGGATTGTCAATCCTGAGAAGGCCACAGAGGACACTAAACCTGTAAAGATCAAGGAAGAACCTGTAAGCGACATCACCTTCCCTGTCAGTGAGGAACTGGAGGCTGACCTTGCTCCTGGAGACCAGTCACTGCCCATGGGGGTCCTCGGGGCTCAGAGTGAGCGCTTCCCATCTAATCTGGAGGTCGAGGCTTCGCCACAGGCTTCAA GCACTGAGGTCAATGCTTCCCCACTTTGGAATCTGGCCCATGTGAAAATGGAGCCTCAAGAGAGCGAAGAAGGCAATGTCTCTGGGCATGGTGTGCTAGGCAGCGATGTCTTTGAGGAGCCCATGTCCGGGATGAGTGAAGCTGGGATCCCCCAGAGCCCTGATGACTCAGACAGCAGCTACGGTTCCCATTCCACAGATAGCCTCATGGGGTCCTCCCCTGTTTTCAACCAGCGCTGCAAGAAGAggatgaggaaaatataa
- the SLC4A1AP gene encoding kanadaptin, whose translation MADSSSQSEPLALQDLSDDFKKPTLPVPPVVRDKTPASNPSNPEEAKKERPAALLEPDSAEPDVPPPRPDSGGTRSPPKEQPQPPTAAPSLGGPARAPPYREPPWGGPATAPYSLETLKGGTILGTRSLKGTSCCLFGRLSSCDVCLEHPSVSRYHAVLQHRASGLEGECDGHGPGFYLYDLGSTHGTFLNKTRIPPRTYCRVHVGHVLRFGGSTRLFLLQGPEEDREAESELTVTQLKELRKQQQMMLEKKMLGEDSDEEEMDATEGKRSTSSQDDEMGCTWGMGEDAVEDEAEENPIVLEFQQEREAFYIKDPKKALQGFFDREGEELEYEFDEQGHSTWLCRVRLPVDDSTGKQLVAEAIHSGKKKEAMIQCSLEACRILDTLGLLRQEAVSRKRKAKNWEDEDFYDSDDDTFLDRTGLVEKKRLNRMKKAGKIDEKPETFESLVAKLNDAEKELSEISEKLKASSKALSESPSQDSLEAFMSEMKSGSALDGVSRKKLHLRTFELRKEQQRLKGLIKIVKPAEIPELKKTESQATDVENKAKKLTLPLFGAMKGGSKFKLKTGTVGKLPPKRPELPPALLRMKDEPEVEEEEEEEDEEGEKEGDERGKMEAGSSRLQHETEPEDAVQEVRPPTDFTCSKETKAHENMSQLSQEEQNNDYQEIRETAASCEEPSASKNEHQKNRDELKKKKAPGPGKLPATLSSKYPEDDPDYCVWVPPEGQSGDGRTHLNDKYGY comes from the exons ATGGCTGACAGTTCCTCTCAGTCCGAGCCTCTGGCTTTGCAAGACCTCAGTGACGACTTCAAGAAGCCGACGTTGCCGGTGCCTCCGGTTGTGCGCGACAAGACCCCGGCCTCCAATCCTTCAAACCCTGAGGAGGCGAAGAAGGAAAGGCCCGCGGCACTGCTAGAGCCCGATTCCGCGGAGCCTGACGTCCCGCCACCGCGGCCGGACAGCGGGGGCACCAGGAGTCCACCGAAGGAGCAGCCGCAGCCCCCCACAGCGGCTCCTTCTCTCGGCGGCCCGGCTCGGGCTCCCCCTTACCGAGAGCCTCCGTGGGGCGGCCCCGCGACAGCCCCCTACAGCCTAGAGACGCTCAAGGGTGGTACCATCCTTGGCACCCGTAGCTTGAAAGGGACGAGTTGCTGCCTTTTCGGGAGGCTGTCTAGCTGCGACGTGTGCCTGGAGCACCCTTCGGTGTCCCGGTACCACGCCGTGCTGCAGCACCGGGCGTCCGGCCTCGAAGGAGAGTGCGACGGCCACGGGCCGGGCTTCTACCTTTACGATCTGGGAAGCACTCACGGCACTTTCCTGAACAAAACTCGCATCCCACCGCGCACCTATTGTCGCGTCCACGTCGGGCACGTTCTTCGCTTTGGAGGTAGCACCCGGCTCTTTCTTCTTCAG GGACCAGAGGAAGACAGGGAAGCAGAATCCGAGTTGACCGTAACGCAACTGAAAGAACTGCGAAAGCAGCAGCAAATGATGTTGGAGAAGAAGATGTTAGGAGAAGACTCGGACGAGGAGGAAATGGATGCCACCGAAGGGAAGAGAAGTACTAGTAGCCAAGATGATGAGATGGGCTGCACCTGGGGAATgg GAGAAGATGCTGTAGAAGATGAGGCTGAAGAGAACCCCATTGTCTTAGAGTTTCAGCAGGAAAGGGAGGCGTTTTATATAAAGGATCCAAAAAAGGCTCTCCAAGGTTTTTTTGACCGAGAAG GAGAAGAATTAGAATACGAATTTGATGAACAGGGACATAGCACTTGGCTCTGTAGAGTGAG ATTACCTGTGGATGATTCAACTGGAAAACAACTGGTAGCTGAGGCCATtcattcaggaaagaaaaaagaagcaatgaTCCAGTGTTCACTGGAAGCTTGTCGAATCCTTGATACTTTGGGATTGCTGCGGCAGGAGGCAG TATCTCGGAAAAGGAAAGCCAAGAACTGGGAAGATGAAGACTTTTATGATAGTGATGATGACACCTTTCTTGATAGAACCGGCCTGGTTGAAAAGAAGCGTCTGAACCGAATGAAAAAAGCTGGGAAGATAGATGAGAAGCCAGAGACCTTTGAATCATTG GTTGCAAAGTTAAATGATGCTGAAAAGGAACTCTCTGAAATTTCTGAGAAACTGAAAGCCTCAAGCAAAG CCCTGTCAGAGTCACCATCTCAGGACTCTTTAGAGGCATTTATGTCAGAAATGAAATCCGGGAGTGCATTGGATGGTGTGTCCCGGAAGAAACTTCACCTGAGAACTTTTGAACTGAGGAAAGAACAACAGAGACTTAAGGGATTGATAAAAATTGTAAAGCCAGCAGAGATTCCAGAGCTGAAAAA gACTGAAAGTCAGGCTACAGATGTGGAAAACAAAGCTAAAAAGCTTACATTGCCTCTCTTTGGTGCCATGAAAGGAGGAagcaaattcaaattaaaaacggGAACAGTAGGG AAGTTACCCCCTAAGCGTCCAGAACTCCCTCCAGCTCTATTGAGAATGAAGGATGAGCCCGAagtagaagaggaggaggaggaagaggacgaggagggggaaaaggagggagatgaaagggggaaaatggaagCTGGAAGCAGTAGGCTGCAGCACGAGACAGAGCCAGAAGATGCAGTGCAGGAAGTGAGGCCTCCCACTGACTTCACCTGTTCTAAAGAGACAAAAGCCCATG aaaacatGTCTCAACTCAGCCAAGAGGAACAGAATAACGATTATCAAGAGATTAGAGAAACAGCTGCATCATGTGAGGAACCCTCAG CATCAAAGAATGAACATCAGAAAAACAGAgatgaattgaaaaaaaagaaagctcccGGTCCAGGCAAA